From the Lysobacter soyae genome, the window CGGCTCATCGAGCAATTCCAGTGCCTGATCGCTATGACATGCCAGTACCAAATGGTCAAACTCCTCCACGCCCGTTGCCGTGCGGAGATAGACGCCGCGCGCGTCGCGCGAAACGCCCACCACGGGGGTCGCTAGACGCGTGCGCACGCGCCAATTCGCCGTCATCGCATCGACGTAGGTGCGCGAGCCGCCCTGCACCACCGACCAGCTCGGGCGTGTGCCCAAATTCAGCATCTGGTGATTGGCCATGAACTGCACCAGGTATTTGGCCGGAAAGGCGAGAATCTCCGCCGGGGGTGACGACCACAGCGCACTGGCCATTGGAATCAGGTGCAAGTCTCGGAAGGCGTCGCTGTAGTGGTGTGCTTTCAGATATTCGCCCAGCGGAGGCCCCGCCTCATCCAACTGCAACAACCGCGGCGCTTCGCGATAAAAACGCGAAAGATCTCGCAACATCCGCCAGAATCGTGGCGACCACAGGTTACGACGTTGACAAAACAAAGTGTCCAGACGGGTAGCGTTGTACTCCAGACCCGAGCGCGCATCTTGCACGGAAAAACTCATAGTCGTGGCTTGCGTCTGCACGCCCAGTGTTTTAAACAAACGGGTCAGCAACGGATAGTGGTGAGGGTTGTGTACGATGAAGCCGGTATCGATGCGAAGCGATTGACCCTCGACGAAGACCTCGTGTGTGTCGGTGTGCCCTCCCAGGTAATCGTTGGCTTCGTACAACACCACATCGTGACGACGCGACAACAACCACGCTGCCGTCAGGCCACTGATGCCACTGCCCACCACCGCGATACGCATCTCAGCGGCGCCCCTTAGCCAGAACCCAATCAGGGACGCCTTTCAACGAATGCACCAAGCCCAATCCTTGCATTAGCCGCAGTCCGTACCAAGTGAAATCGATCTCCCACCAACGAAATCCCTGGCGAGCGCTGCCTGGATAGAAATGGTGATTGTTGTGCCAGCCTTCGCCAAGTGTGAGTAATGCGAGC encodes:
- a CDS encoding NAD(P)/FAD-dependent oxidoreductase, whose protein sequence is MRIAVVGSGISGLTAAWLLSRRHDVVLYEANDYLGGHTDTHEVFVEGQSLRIDTGFIVHNPHHYPLLTRLFKTLGVQTQATTMSFSVQDARSGLEYNATRLDTLFCQRRNLWSPRFWRMLRDLSRFYREAPRLLQLDEAGPPLGEYLKAHHYSDAFRDLHLIPMASALWSSPPAEILAFPAKYLVQFMANHQMLNLGTRPSWSVVQGGSRTYVDAMTANWRVRTRLATPVVGVSRDARGVYLRTATGVEEFDHLVLACHSDQALELLDEPTSAEREVLGAIAYQSNEMLLHTDEKIMPAHKKAWAAWNVFLPAVPSAACTVSYCMNLLQGLDVTTPLIVSLNRGAEVDPACVLLRRTYHHPVYTQQTLEAQHRKKELQGVRRTWFAGAYWGWGFHEDGIRSGVEVAAALGVDWNGTVARMEEVHSPASAHTVADCA